One genomic segment of Protaetiibacter intestinalis includes these proteins:
- the recN gene encoding DNA repair protein RecN, whose protein sequence is MIEELSIRDLGVIGQAVLPLGPGFTAVTGETGAGKTMVVTALALLLGERADAGAIRAGSAQAGVEGRWLVPDPGPVAERVREAGGELDPAGDGAGELILARTVSAEGRSRGVVGGRSTPVGVLAELGERLVVVHGQSEQLRLRSAAAQREALDGAAGAEHRGLLERYGRRYREWRELATRLETLIAARDARAQEAERLRADLEEFAELAPRPGEDAELAAQAERLGNLEELRQAATLAQEAVSAQSGDDHPDAVALVEEARRAIARVADHDPALAPVREGLDAVSYQLAEVSGELSHYLGALDVDGARELEAVQERRAALGALARKHGGELEEVIARLETAGLRLVELDGDDDRIARLEAEEAEAAALVAGDAARLGEGRRTAAAELAERVSAELAALAMPDARLVVEVADAELGPTGRDRVAFLLQPHPGAEPRPLAKGASGGELSRVMLALEVVLAAQGEVPTFVFDEVDAGVGGAAAIEIGRRLARLAETAQVIVVTHLAQVAAFASNHLVVVKDSAGQVTASSVRRVDAGERAAEMARLLSGLPDSESGLEHARELLELARS, encoded by the coding sequence GTGATCGAGGAGCTCTCCATCCGCGATCTGGGCGTCATCGGGCAGGCGGTGCTGCCGCTCGGCCCGGGCTTCACGGCGGTGACGGGCGAGACGGGCGCCGGCAAGACCATGGTCGTCACGGCACTCGCCCTGCTGCTCGGCGAGCGGGCGGATGCCGGCGCGATCCGCGCGGGCAGCGCCCAGGCGGGCGTCGAGGGCCGCTGGCTCGTGCCCGACCCGGGCCCGGTCGCCGAGCGCGTGCGCGAGGCGGGGGGCGAGCTCGACCCCGCGGGCGACGGCGCGGGGGAGCTCATCCTGGCCCGCACCGTCTCGGCCGAGGGACGCAGCCGCGGCGTCGTCGGCGGTCGCTCGACGCCCGTCGGGGTGCTCGCCGAGCTCGGCGAGCGGCTCGTGGTCGTGCACGGTCAGTCCGAGCAGCTGCGGCTGCGCTCGGCCGCCGCCCAGCGCGAGGCGCTCGACGGCGCGGCGGGTGCCGAGCACCGCGGCCTGCTCGAGCGGTACGGCCGGCGCTACCGCGAGTGGCGCGAGCTCGCGACCCGCCTCGAGACCCTCATCGCCGCCCGCGACGCCCGCGCCCAGGAGGCGGAGCGGCTGCGGGCCGACCTCGAGGAGTTCGCCGAGCTCGCCCCGCGCCCCGGCGAGGACGCCGAGCTCGCCGCCCAGGCGGAGCGGCTCGGCAACCTCGAGGAGCTGCGCCAGGCGGCGACCCTCGCCCAGGAGGCCGTCTCCGCCCAGTCGGGCGACGACCATCCGGATGCCGTGGCGCTCGTCGAGGAGGCGCGGCGGGCGATCGCGCGCGTCGCCGACCACGACCCGGCCCTCGCCCCCGTGCGCGAGGGGCTCGACGCGGTGTCGTACCAGCTCGCCGAGGTGTCGGGTGAGCTCTCGCACTACCTGGGCGCGCTCGACGTCGACGGCGCCCGCGAGCTCGAGGCCGTGCAGGAGCGCCGCGCGGCGCTCGGCGCCCTCGCGCGCAAGCACGGCGGCGAGCTCGAGGAGGTGATCGCCCGGCTCGAGACCGCGGGTCTGCGGCTCGTCGAGCTCGACGGCGACGACGACCGCATCGCCCGGCTCGAGGCGGAGGAGGCGGAGGCCGCGGCGCTCGTCGCGGGCGACGCGGCCCGGCTCGGCGAGGGACGGCGCACGGCGGCCGCGGAGCTCGCGGAGCGCGTGAGCGCCGAGCTCGCGGCGCTCGCGATGCCCGACGCGCGTCTCGTGGTCGAGGTCGCCGACGCCGAGCTCGGCCCCACGGGGCGCGACCGGGTCGCCTTCCTGCTGCAACCGCATCCGGGCGCCGAGCCCCGCCCGCTCGCGAAGGGCGCCTCCGGCGGCGAGCTCTCGCGCGTGATGCTCGCGCTCGAGGTGGTGCTCGCGGCGCAGGGCGAGGTGCCCACCTTCGTCTTCGACGAGGTCGACGCGGGGGTCGGCGGCGCCGCCGCGATCGAGATCGGCCGGCGCCTCGCGCGCCTCGCCGAGACGGCGCAGGTGATCGTCGTGACCCACCTGGCGCAGGTGGCCGCCTTCGCGAGCAACCACCTCGTCGTCGTCAAGGACTCCGCCGGTCAGGTCACCGCGTCGAGCGTCCGCCGGGTCGACGCGGGGGAGCGCGCGGCCGAGATGGCGCGGCTGCTGTCGGGCCTGCCCGACTCGGAGAGCGGCCTCGAGCACGCCCGCGAGCTGCTCGAGCTCGCCCGATCCTGA
- a CDS encoding NAD kinase — translation MTDAARHLLVVAHTGRRDSLEAGIDVCRRLIAAGLTPVVSDDELADLMEAAPDLAPLALLGADVPPEELELVIVLGGDGTILRAAELVRGCTAPLLGVNLGHVGFLAEAEREDLDETVQRALARDYVVEERMTLSVRVKRGAEVVYETWALNEATVEKASRERMLEVVIEVDQRPLSSFGCDGVVVSTPTGSTAYAFSAGGPVVWPSVEAILMVPLSAHALFARPLVVGPESPVAIELLDRSQGAGVLWCDGRRPFELPPGARVVVRRSSKPVRLARLAPRPFVDRLVNKFALPVAGWRGPTSESAEERGRA, via the coding sequence ATGACCGACGCCGCGCGCCACCTGCTGGTGGTCGCCCACACCGGCCGCCGCGACTCGCTCGAGGCGGGCATCGACGTGTGCCGTCGGCTCATCGCCGCGGGGCTCACGCCCGTCGTCTCGGACGACGAGCTCGCCGACCTCATGGAGGCGGCCCCCGACCTGGCCCCGCTCGCGCTGCTCGGCGCCGACGTGCCACCGGAGGAGCTCGAGCTCGTGATCGTGCTGGGAGGCGACGGCACGATCCTGCGTGCCGCCGAGCTCGTGCGCGGCTGCACGGCGCCGCTGCTCGGCGTGAACCTCGGCCACGTGGGGTTCCTCGCCGAGGCGGAGCGCGAGGATCTCGACGAGACGGTGCAGCGCGCCCTCGCCCGCGACTACGTCGTCGAGGAGCGCATGACCCTCTCGGTGCGCGTCAAGCGCGGCGCCGAGGTGGTCTACGAGACCTGGGCGCTCAACGAGGCGACCGTCGAGAAGGCCTCCCGCGAGCGGATGCTGGAGGTCGTCATCGAGGTCGACCAGCGACCCCTGTCGAGCTTCGGCTGCGACGGCGTCGTCGTGTCGACTCCCACCGGCTCGACCGCCTACGCCTTCTCGGCGGGCGGTCCCGTGGTGTGGCCCAGTGTCGAGGCGATCCTCATGGTGCCGCTCTCGGCCCACGCCCTCTTCGCGCGTCCGCTCGTGGTGGGGCCCGAGTCGCCCGTCGCGATCGAGCTGCTCGACCGGTCCCAGGGCGCGGGCGTGCTGTGGTGCGACGGGCGGCGCCCCTTCGAGCTGCCGCCGGGTGCCCGCGTCGTGGTGCGGCGCTCCTCGAAGCCCGTGCGGCTCGCGCGGCTCGCGCCGCGACCCTTCGTCGACCGGCTCGTGAACAAGTTCGCGCTCCCCGTGGCGGGATGGCGTGGTCCGACCTCCGAGTCCGCCGAGGAGCGTGGCCGGGCGTGA
- a CDS encoding TlyA family RNA methyltransferase, protein MPDGPASGARLDAELVRRGLARSRGVAAEAIAQGLVTVDGRPALKPAVKVGPDAVLEVAGADHYVSRGAHKLLAALDAFGVDPAGRVALDAGASTGGFTQVLLERGAVRVFAVDVGHGQLVSKMQENPRVANLEGQNLRYLTRESPAFSTYAGELARTGWPSLVVGDLSFISLTQVLEPLAALAEPDADLVLLVKPQFEVGRGGVREGVVRDRALRHDAASTVLWAAWDLGLGALGIVDSPIPGGSGNREYLVHLRRGAPDPSELREAVAALA, encoded by the coding sequence ATGCCTGACGGCCCCGCATCCGGTGCGCGACTCGATGCCGAGCTCGTGCGCCGCGGCCTCGCCCGTTCGCGCGGCGTCGCCGCCGAGGCGATCGCGCAGGGTCTCGTCACCGTCGACGGTCGCCCCGCGCTGAAGCCCGCCGTGAAGGTCGGGCCGGATGCCGTGCTCGAGGTCGCGGGCGCCGACCACTACGTGAGCCGCGGCGCCCACAAGCTCCTCGCCGCCCTCGACGCCTTCGGCGTCGATCCGGCGGGTCGGGTCGCGCTCGACGCGGGCGCCTCGACGGGCGGCTTCACCCAGGTGCTGCTCGAGCGCGGCGCCGTGCGCGTGTTCGCCGTCGACGTCGGCCACGGCCAACTGGTGTCGAAAATGCAGGAGAATCCGCGCGTGGCGAACCTGGAGGGGCAGAACCTCCGGTACCTCACCCGCGAATCTCCTGCATTTTCGACATATGCGGGGGAGCTGGCGCGCACCGGATGGCCGAGCCTCGTCGTGGGGGACCTGAGCTTCATCTCGCTCACCCAGGTGCTCGAACCGCTCGCGGCGCTGGCGGAGCCGGATGCCGACCTCGTGCTGCTCGTGAAGCCGCAGTTCGAGGTGGGTCGCGGGGGAGTGCGCGAGGGGGTCGTGCGCGACCGGGCGCTGCGGCACGACGCCGCGAGCACCGTGCTCTGGGCGGCGTGGGATCTCGGGCTCGGCGCCCTCGGCATCGTCGACAGCCCCATCCCGGGCGGCAGCGGCAACCGCGAGTACCTCGTGCACCTGAGGCGCGGCGCGCCGGATCCGTCGGAGCTGCGCGAGGCGGTCGCGGCGCTGGCGTGA
- a CDS encoding HAD-IIA family hydrolase has protein sequence MTGHGPAPLDGVDVVLADLDGVVYAGARAIPHAVEALVAAGRERRVGYLTNNASRTPQTVAEQLRGYGLPAEPDDIVSSPQAAVVLLAELVPAGSTVLVVGGEGLTSEVERAGFRITRSAEDAPAAVVQGFAPHVAWTDLAEAAYALAGGDDGIPWVATNTDWTIPQARGTAPGNGTLVSAVHTAVGRLPVVAGKPERALFDVAVGRFDARQPLFIGDRLDTDILGANRAGMASVLVLTGIDGPKQLLAAAADSRPTFVLDDLRGLSEPYPRIEQHTDIAGVRRIRSGDAVVAQRGMALALETAGERIDRIRAAATAVWTAGVPIYALDVAPELYS, from the coding sequence GTGACCGGCCACGGCCCCGCCCCGCTCGACGGGGTGGATGTGGTGCTCGCCGACCTCGACGGCGTGGTCTACGCGGGTGCCCGGGCGATCCCGCACGCGGTCGAGGCGCTCGTCGCCGCCGGCCGGGAGCGGCGCGTCGGGTACCTCACGAACAACGCCTCGCGCACCCCGCAGACGGTGGCCGAGCAGCTGCGGGGCTACGGCCTCCCCGCCGAGCCCGACGACATCGTGTCGTCGCCGCAGGCCGCCGTCGTGCTGCTCGCCGAACTCGTGCCGGCCGGCTCGACCGTGCTCGTGGTGGGCGGTGAGGGTCTCACGAGCGAGGTCGAGCGCGCCGGGTTCCGCATCACCCGCTCCGCCGAGGACGCACCCGCCGCCGTCGTGCAGGGCTTCGCACCGCACGTCGCCTGGACAGACCTCGCCGAGGCCGCCTACGCCCTCGCGGGCGGCGACGACGGCATCCCGTGGGTCGCGACCAACACCGACTGGACGATCCCGCAGGCCCGGGGCACGGCGCCCGGCAACGGCACGCTCGTGTCGGCCGTGCACACCGCCGTCGGGCGCCTGCCGGTGGTCGCAGGCAAGCCCGAACGTGCCCTGTTCGATGTCGCCGTGGGCCGGTTCGACGCCCGGCAGCCGCTGTTCATCGGCGACCGGCTCGACACCGACATCCTCGGTGCGAACAGGGCGGGCATGGCCTCGGTGCTCGTGCTCACGGGTATCGACGGGCCGAAGCAGCTGCTCGCCGCGGCCGCCGACTCGCGTCCCACCTTCGTGCTCGACGACCTGCGCGGTCTCTCCGAGCCCTACCCGCGGATCGAGCAGCACACCGACATCGCCGGAGTGCGTCGCATCCGCTCGGGGGATGCCGTGGTCGCCCAGCGCGGCATGGCGCTCGCCCTCGAGACCGCGGGGGAGCGCATCGACCGGATCCGCGCGGCCGCGACGGCGGTGTGGACCGCGGGTGTGCCGATCTACGCGCTCGACGTGGCGCCCGAACTATATTCGTGA
- a CDS encoding tetratricopeptide repeat protein: protein MADDSKRPQGKRPDGGAPRGGRGAGGGGRPGGAAGKPEWKKRDGKPGDRPQRDGKPGDRPQRGGKPGERKAGDRKPWEDRKGDRPVRDRAPRPDADARPRHDDPAIPDDVAANQLDRAARIELKTLSKDNADWVAKHLVMAARLIDEDPALAHRHALAASRRAGRIGIVRETAAITAYATGDFALALREIRTYRRITGRDDQLPLMVDSERGVGRPQAALELARSVPRASLDVPVQVELAIAMSGARLDLGQPELALTELQIPQLDPERAFSYSPALFDAYATVLEELGRTEEAEEWWERSERAMVALEEAATPEGQDTVEIVEEPLDVADDAE from the coding sequence ATGGCTGACGACAGCAAGCGACCGCAGGGCAAGCGCCCGGACGGCGGCGCTCCGCGCGGCGGACGTGGCGCGGGTGGCGGCGGTCGCCCGGGTGGTGCTGCGGGCAAGCCCGAGTGGAAGAAGCGCGACGGCAAGCCGGGGGACCGGCCGCAGCGCGACGGCAAACCGGGGGACCGGCCGCAGCGCGGTGGCAAGCCCGGCGAGCGCAAGGCGGGCGATCGCAAGCCGTGGGAGGACCGGAAGGGCGATCGTCCGGTCCGTGACCGGGCTCCGCGCCCCGACGCCGACGCGCGTCCTCGTCACGACGACCCCGCGATCCCCGACGACGTCGCGGCCAACCAGCTCGACCGCGCCGCGCGCATCGAGCTGAAGACCCTCAGCAAGGACAACGCCGACTGGGTGGCGAAGCACCTCGTGATGGCGGCGCGCCTCATCGACGAGGATCCCGCACTCGCGCACAGGCACGCCCTCGCCGCCTCGCGTCGTGCCGGCCGCATCGGGATCGTGCGGGAGACCGCGGCGATCACCGCCTACGCGACCGGGGACTTCGCGCTCGCACTCCGCGAGATCCGCACCTACCGGCGCATCACGGGGCGTGACGACCAGCTGCCCCTCATGGTCGACTCGGAGCGCGGCGTCGGGCGACCGCAGGCCGCGCTCGAGCTGGCCCGCTCGGTGCCGCGCGCCTCGCTCGACGTGCCCGTGCAGGTCGAGCTCGCCATCGCCATGTCGGGCGCGCGCCTCGACCTCGGCCAGCCGGAGCTCGCGCTCACGGAGCTGCAGATCCCGCAGCTCGACCCGGAGCGGGCCTTCAGCTACAGCCCCGCCCTGTTCGACGCCTACGCGACCGTGCTCGAGGAGCTCGGCCGCACCGAGGAGGCCGAGGAGTGGTGGGAGCGCTCGGAGCGCGCGATGGTCGCGCTCGAGGAGGCGGCGACCCCCGAGGGTCAGGACACGGTCGAGATCGTCGAGGAACCGCTCGACGTCGCGGACGACGCCGAGTGA
- the tyrS gene encoding tyrosine--tRNA ligase — translation MPASESLNAQRNDPTFPDIWEELNWRGLVHVSTDAAALKELLAGPPIVYYCGFDPTAPSLHLGNLVQILVLRRLQLAGHRPLGLVGGSTGLIGDPRPTAERTLNTRETVAEWVGYLRGQIERFLSFEGDNAARMVNNLDWTAPLSAIDFLRDVGKYFRVGTMLKKDAVSARLNSEAGISYTEFSYQLLQGMDFLELYRQYDCVLQTGGSDQWGNLTSGTDLIHRAEGVSVHAIGTPLITNSDGTKFGKSEGNAIWLDAEMCSPYAFYQFWLNTDDADVVERLKVFTFLTRAEIEEFALAVRDEPFRRAAQRALAREVTTLVHGAAATDAVIAASEALFGQGELTALDAATLGAAVAELPSAELGEGALVVQALVDTGLCSSTSEARRAIAQGGVYLNNVKVEDESATLAGSALAGGRAVLRRGKKTLAGLVITGVSAR, via the coding sequence GTGCCCGCATCCGAGTCCCTGAACGCGCAGCGCAACGATCCGACCTTCCCCGACATCTGGGAGGAGCTGAACTGGCGGGGCCTCGTGCACGTGTCGACCGACGCGGCGGCCCTCAAGGAGCTGCTCGCCGGGCCGCCCATCGTGTACTACTGCGGCTTCGACCCGACCGCGCCGAGCCTGCACCTCGGCAACCTCGTGCAGATCCTGGTGCTGCGCCGGCTGCAGCTGGCCGGCCATCGCCCGCTCGGACTCGTCGGCGGTTCCACGGGTCTCATCGGCGATCCGCGCCCCACCGCCGAGCGCACCCTCAACACGCGCGAGACGGTCGCCGAGTGGGTGGGGTACCTGCGCGGGCAGATCGAGCGCTTCCTCTCCTTCGAGGGCGACAACGCCGCCCGCATGGTCAACAACCTCGACTGGACGGCGCCGCTCTCGGCGATCGACTTCCTGCGGGACGTCGGCAAGTACTTCCGGGTCGGCACGATGCTCAAGAAGGACGCGGTCTCGGCGCGACTCAACTCCGAGGCCGGCATCAGCTACACCGAGTTCAGCTACCAGCTCCTGCAGGGCATGGACTTCCTCGAGCTCTACCGCCAGTACGACTGCGTGCTGCAGACGGGCGGCAGCGACCAGTGGGGCAATCTCACGAGCGGCACGGACCTCATCCACCGCGCCGAGGGGGTGAGCGTGCACGCGATCGGCACGCCGCTCATCACGAACTCGGACGGCACCAAGTTCGGCAAGAGCGAGGGCAACGCGATCTGGCTCGACGCCGAGATGTGCAGCCCGTACGCGTTCTACCAGTTTTGGCTCAACACCGACGACGCCGACGTGGTCGAGCGCCTCAAGGTGTTCACCTTCCTCACCCGTGCCGAGATCGAGGAGTTCGCCCTCGCGGTGCGCGATGAGCCGTTCCGGCGGGCCGCGCAACGGGCGCTCGCCCGCGAGGTGACGACGCTCGTGCACGGTGCGGCGGCGACGGATGCGGTGATCGCGGCGTCGGAGGCGCTGTTCGGCCAGGGCGAGCTCACCGCGCTCGACGCCGCGACCCTCGGGGCCGCCGTCGCCGAGCTGCCCTCGGCGGAGCTGGGGGAGGGCGCGCTCGTCGTGCAGGCGCTCGTCGACACGGGCCTCTGCTCGAGCACCTCGGAGGCGCGGCGCGCGATCGCGCAGGGCGGCGTCTACCTCAACAACGTCAAGGTCGAGGACGAGTCGGCGACCCTCGCGGGTTCCGCCCTCGCGGGCGGTCGCGCCGTGCTGCGCCGCGGCAAGAAGACCCTCGCCGGCCTCGTGATCACGGGCGTCTCCGCCCGTTGA